One Gordonia sp. SID5947 genomic region harbors:
- a CDS encoding CoA ester lyase: protein MNFDSPQLINAWTPPGPAMLFCPADRPERYQKALDRADVVIIDLEDAVSPENRVAAREALVANPLDPGRTIVRINPAGTGDYRRDLAAIGDTNYRVVMQAKAEDVDSIIDTALQTIALIETPLGATRAHEIAAAVNCIGLMWGAEDLVAGLGGKSSRFGPDEERPGSYRDVARWVRSSTRIAAAAHGKFAVDSVHLDIPDIAGLISEVRDAVALGYTATACIHPSQVPYIRDGYRPSEEEVRWAQRVVEGSAEYQGGVFSIDGQMIDGPVLRQAEVVLARVVATQGVPESDEDSSSTEHH from the coding sequence ATGAATTTCGACAGCCCGCAATTGATCAACGCCTGGACACCCCCGGGACCCGCCATGCTTTTCTGCCCGGCGGACCGCCCCGAGCGGTATCAGAAAGCGCTCGACCGTGCGGACGTGGTGATCATCGACCTCGAGGACGCCGTCTCACCCGAGAACCGCGTGGCGGCGCGTGAGGCGCTCGTGGCCAACCCGCTCGACCCGGGTCGCACGATCGTCCGGATCAATCCGGCGGGCACGGGCGACTATCGCCGCGATCTGGCGGCCATCGGCGACACCAACTATCGGGTGGTGATGCAGGCCAAGGCCGAAGACGTCGACTCCATCATCGACACCGCGCTGCAGACCATCGCGCTCATCGAGACCCCGCTGGGTGCGACCCGTGCCCACGAGATCGCCGCCGCCGTGAACTGCATCGGGCTGATGTGGGGTGCCGAGGATCTGGTCGCCGGTCTGGGTGGCAAATCGAGCCGGTTCGGGCCGGACGAGGAGCGGCCCGGTTCGTACCGTGACGTGGCCCGGTGGGTTCGTTCGTCGACGAGGATCGCGGCTGCGGCCCATGGCAAGTTCGCGGTGGACTCCGTCCACCTCGACATCCCGGACATCGCGGGGCTCATCTCCGAGGTCCGCGATGCGGTCGCGTTGGGTTACACCGCGACGGCATGTATCCACCCTTCGCAGGTGCCCTACATCCGCGACGGGTATCGACCGTCGGAGGAGGAAGTCCGCTGGGCGCAGCGCGTGGTGGAGGGCTCCGCCGAATACCAGGGTGGGGTGTTCAGCATCGACGGACAGATGATCGACGGCCCGGTGTTGCGGCAGGCCGAGGTGGTGCTGGCGAGAGTCGTTGCCACCCAGGGCGTCCCGGAGTCCGATGAGGACTCGTCATCTACCGAGCACCATTGA